Genomic window (Nymphaea colorata isolate Beijing-Zhang1983 chromosome 1, ASM883128v2, whole genome shotgun sequence):
TTTCCGAAAAAAGTGGTCACACCAATCTATGAAACAATTGCACAGGTTTATCGCTGTATCTATTTGTTCAGATGCTAAATGAAATCTATATGTTTATTCCACCCAAGTTTCTCTATAATCCGTCTTCTATTTGATCTTGTCTTGCATAGCCATTTTATTTCTCTCGTGCATTTAAAAAGATGTATCTGATATGCATAATTGTTACGTGAGGAGATGATATCCTTTAAACGGTAAAAAAAAGtttccttgaaaaaattttTCTGTCTATCAAACTAGGcattttttctccttcaaaaaagttccaggccatcaaacatgacctgaaacaagaaaaagagaattttaCCCTCCTGTCAGTTACCATGGAGATTTTACCTTTGAAAAAAttccccctcaaaaaaatccaAGCCTTCAAACGTGGCCTAAGTGAAAGGAAGGACGACTTAGATTGGGATAAAAAAAGAACAGGACTGCatttttagttgtttattttcttCACCTCCTTATTCATTCATCTTTCCTTTTGCCATCCGTATGCACACGCTAAATGCTTGGCGAGTACGGTTCCATAACTGTTCCTCCTCAATGGAGAATGGGTTTGGATCCAGACACTATGTAGCCAATCTGAATCAATTAAAAAGGTTGTCCTTTCGCCCTGTCCATTAACCGAGCAACAACGGTTACTTTGCTTTTATCATAAAGCCATGTTTGAGAGTCTTGGATCTGAGATTTGAGGGTGATCCTAAATCCAAAGTTTAAACAACGGTTACATTACGAAAACACTGATATgttcgatttttttttcccttttttcctcctttttaatGGCCTAAGAAATGTTCCCCCTCCTCTCTTTCAAACGCCTACActttctcgttctctctctcttctccctttttAATGGCCTAAGGAatgttctctctcctctctttgaaACGCCGACACTTTCTCATCCTTTTTACCTGGTGGTCCTCTAAAATTGACGACTTGCCCGTTCTCCTCAAACTCTTTGAGGACAGCAAGGTCTACCGGTTTAATTAGTCcatcaatatttaaaaaaacatgattttctggcaaaaaaaatgtataacattatatatgtatattttttcaaaagaatcagcatccttcaaattttttgattAAAATAGTCTTCTCACGAACCTTGATTTATAATATTaaaagtcaaaaaaaataaaattgaacaaataaatctaagaaacaaccatataattatatataaatattatatatatataataaaaatatatatttcaccACACCCCACACCCGTTTTCTGGAATGTGCTCAACATTGATACTGCATCTACATGTACACATTCCGAGACTCGCATTTCCCACCCATCCATGTAACATATTGACTATccttttattatatatatatatatatatatatatatatatatatataataagtgtCGATATCATATAAAGTAACTGCTCTTGAAGACAATCATCTCTCACCCATGTGACACATTCActatcctatatatatatatatatatatatactgcacTCATTCGGACACTCGCATCTTTCACCTATGTGACATATTGACTATCATAATATATTTAAGCTTCCAAAAGCTCTTAGACACCGTACGTCTTTGGACCGGACCGCAagaaatgttcaaaattttcttaccTTTCTAGATGCAACCATTCCATATTTCAGGCGTCGTTAGGAAATGACTGGTCAAACATATATAAGTTAGTAAGGTTGAACACGAGCCTGAGTCCCGCTCAACTCCATTCATGGATAACTGGGCTCAAGATGAGGCGAGCTTGATAGTGTTGACTGGACTCAgccgttacgtgttgagctcgagatCGACTTGactaaggctcgacaaactcatttgaataaaattgatattcatcgctACGTATTAAGTTTGAGGTCAACTTGATTaaagcttgacaaactcgtttgaatagaattgatattcattgttacgtgttgagctcgaggtcgactcgattaaggctcgacaaactgataaactcgtttgaatatattgacttgattaagCCTCAACAAACTGATAAagttgtttgaatatatcgacttgattaagcctcgacaaactcgattaaggcatCAAGCTTGACtcggtagttacgtgttgagcaactcgattatttgaaagAGTccactcatgaactcgagctcgactcgttaagtaaataacttggctcgaactcgttcacggtTCAAGCTTTAACAAATCGAGTAGCTTGACTTGTCGTTCACTCCTAGGCATGAACATGGAGGATATGAAACAAAAAGAGACTTTGTTCTTTCGTCCTCCCcttccaaaaagaaaatgcatttttacaAGTGGTTGTAAAATATTTTCtacttaaattaaaaaaaattcaatagcaTGCTTTAGTTTTGCAAAATCTTCGAGCAAAATATTTAAGCTTCAAAAAACATTTAGAAGCTTGCGGCCTTATTTTCTgtaaaccaacaaaagaaataagacACCGGattatttgtaaattttcttcAGAAGCATGCTTAGATTTTGTAAATGTCCAAGATGATCTCTTTAATCAAAATCGACTTCAAAATCATGTTCTCTACGTGTAAACATgttatatttattaaaaataataggaatatttgacatttttatgtTCATCAATATTTTAAACGCCATAAAATATCCTATACATGTCATATCCTAAAGACGCCAAGGTTGACTCTTCATAAAGCAACTCTACATATCAAGACTGAGATCTAAAGAGCACCCTGCACAGCCGTTTCTAAAAGATCTAAACCGCAGTTCAACTGAATTTACTCGTTTATTCTTAGAGTTGGAAGTAGAACtcgctcaaaaaaaaaaaaaaaaaaagtcgagcTCCACTagttataaacgagtcaagttcaagtttaaatgtatatttgaaatgttaacCAAAATTCAAGTTTTAAGACGTCGACTCATTTAAGCATCGTTATGCATGACTACGTAAATTTGGTTCATCGTAGTTGAATTACTTAAATTAGTTATCTAAATAAACGAGTtgataagttaaaaaaaaaaaaaaaaaaaaaaccttgtcaACACAGAGTAGTCCGGTCCAGCTTCAGCTGTTCTATAAAACTCGACTTAAATTCAAGCTGAGGTATTTGTTTAGtaaagttgagctcgagctagaACTCGGTTCGTATGCAACCCATTCTGTTACAAGGCAGAAGTCTCATGTCCTCAAGTCAATGCGCAGTCTTTGAAGATTATCTGGTGCAGGTGAAATCATGCTCTAGTCAACACGTGCCAGAGGTTGAGAGATCTACCAAATTCAGACGGCCCTAATTCGACGAACGTCTATCGTTCGCTATCAACTTGTGatcatgattcaaactaaaggATGGTCAGGTCAGCTTCCAAAACCATGAGTTAGAAAGGGAACAAGAGAAAGAATTCAATCTCGATCGATGGATTGATCAAACACAACGCCACTCCCTTTCCTACTCCTCTCTGTTCTCATTTTCTGTTCGAGTTTCcaaattcacattcataaatttcTATATTGAAAAGTCATCATGTTCTAGAAACGAGCCAAAGATCCTCAGGAATTAAGCATGTAAAGCAAAACTTtatagatctctctctctataaatactACCTGCAGTGCATGCCTCCTCATCATCGGCTTTCATGTTTCACAGCAAAGCCAACGCAATGGCGTATTCCCTTCTTCCAAAACGCTCAGCCACTATCTTCCTCTAtaccttcttcttccttgtcgcCGTAGCAGTGGATGCCAAACTTGTTCATAGTCAAGGAGTCCTCCACAGGCCACCGAAGGAGAAGATATCCCACCTCCATTTCTACTTCCACGACATCCTCAGCGGCCGGAATCCGACTGCAGTACCCATTGCCGGAGCGAGGAACCGGACCTCAGCGACGGGGTTTGGTGATGTTATAATGATCGATGACCCCTTGACGGAAGGGCCCGAGTTGTCTTCCAAGCTGGTGGGAAGAGCCCAGGGAATCTACGCTTCGGCCGGGCAGCAAGAAGCGAGCTTGCTCATGGCAGTGAACTACGTGTTCATGGAGGGGAAGTACAACGGCAGCAGCTTGAGCATTTTGGGGAGGAACGCGGTGATGCAGAGAGTAAGGGAGATGCCGGTGGTGGGTGGTAGCGGTCTGTTCAGGATGGCCCGCGGCTACGCCCTTGCGAGGACTCACTGGTTTAATGCAAACACGGGAGACGCCATTGTGGAGTACAATGTCTATGTCGTCCATTATTAGTTAATCACATGTGCCGCCATGTAATAAGATATCCCAATATTTTCTCTTCTATGTTATTCTTTAATATTATTTGTatgaataaaataattaattatttagAGATTTTAAGTTACCCTTAACATCCTAATAGAGagatttgaaaacaaatttcgTAACCTATCTTGAACTCCGTCCTTAAGAAAAAGCAATGCATCTAGGACATCCAAAATGAAGAATAGCATTCCATTCCACTTTTGGTCAGAACTTCAAACGATTTGTTTGACTAGTGACCTTCAGTgtcatcaatgaaaatgaaattcatccGTCAAACCTTATTCCGTAAGAGTTTGATGAGTCCTCTTCTTTCAGAAAGCACTTAAGAATTGGGATGAGTCGATATCGGTTGATAATGTGAGAACACTTTTGAATGTCAAGACGGACTTCTAAACCAACCCGAAAAGGGTTTTGAGGTTGGACTAGGTAGGAAGAATGAATTTATGTCTGGACGTAGCTGGCCAAGGCCACTCAAACTTCAACCTAAAGAAATAGCCAAAAGGTATGTTATTATCGAAcccaaatttaaaaagaaagaactatGCTATTGACCGAACAAAGAACCCTAAATCTATGCCCCTTAATGAATCGAACCGCCCTTCACCTTTGTTTGATTTTGACGGAAAAATGTTATTTGGTGCATTGTGCACAGCCCCTAAAACCATGACATATTGACTTCTAGCCCACTTTTAAAATGATCTTTGCTCAGGTGTCATGCCCAGACACACATTTAAATTATACATAGGTTTATGCATATAACCACATTTAAATTACAaagtaaaaccaaaatttttatttaaacatcCTAATAAAAAGATTTGAAGCAAAAAGGTTACTTGGTGCATTGTGCATAGCCCCCAATGCATGATATGAGGACTTCTAGCCTACTTTTAAAATGGTCTTCACTCAGGTGTTATGTTCAGCACACATTTGTATTATGTATAGGTCTGTGTATATAACCACCTTTAAATTACCAaagtaaaaccaaaatttttacttaaacattCTAATAGAGAGATTTGAAGGTAAAAGGTTACATGGTGCATTGTGCACGGCCCTCAATGCATGACATGTGGACCTCTACCCCACTTTTAAAATTGTCATGGCTCGGGTGTCATGCCCAGTCACACATTTGTATTGTTCATAGGTATGTGCATAGAACCACCTTTAAATTAAAAAGTGAAACCAAAATATTTACTTAAACATCTTAATAGAGAGATTTAAAGGTAAAAGGTTACTTGGTGCATGGTGCACAACCCTCAATGCATGACATGTGGACCTCTAGCCTATTTTTAAAATGGTATTGGCTCAGGTGTCATGCTCAGTCATACCTTTGTATTGTGCATAGGTCTATGCATATAACTACCTTTTAAATTATAGAattgaaaccaaaatttttactATCTGTTGAGAAATGAGCTGCCAAAAGAGgccaatatatttttttgaaaattttttatagtaaattttttaaaaaatttatacacgtcaatttaaatatttgaaaatttgagagggGCCATTACCTTGCCGTCCTTTTTGCTCCACGAGTAATTTTACCTACCAGTCAATCCGCTGATCACCTATGCCAAACCACATgtaagaaggggaaaaaaaaatcgtaaGGGTTATGTCTCCAATATATCTGGGATGCTAGCATAATTAATGGtttaaaatatagtttttagGGTCTTAGACATTTTGTAAAAACAATATGATTTTGATTTCACATGTATATAATATAGCCCACTCAAAACTAAGTTACATGGTCCATGTAGTAAACCACATTGTAAAAATATTAGGGTTGACAACATGATCAATTACCTTAATCGCTATATAATGCAAAACACATTAAGTTTGATGTAAAGCATAAGAAACTGAGAATATTGTCTTGAAAAATCGTAGAAGTGCAATATATATCCTACTACTTATATCCCTACATTATAAAGAATAAATCATTATATTATTGTCTTTGCATTTCTATCGTGAGACCATGTGTCTAGCCAGTTCCATATTTTACCTCAAAACTTATCGTGTGATATTCTGTCAAACAAAATTAACTGCAAAAAAAGACGAACTTTCTTTAATCCAAAGGTGCAACCTAGGGGTTAAATTAAATgcaaaaattctggctctgcccgatctcaataaaaaaaaaaaaaccatcttttTACGGTGCTTTACAGTGCTAGATCTAAAACATGACATTAAAAATTATGTCTACCTTTGGCAGCTCGTACGCATTTCCCTTCATTAATAAAATTTTACCTGCAGTAATAAAATAAACTTGCGAACTGTTCTAGATATTGGTAAATTCGTTTAGATGTAGCCAGTCATATATCAAGATCATTGGCCAGTAAAATCGAAGAGGCTAACTAATCCAAACTaatgaattatttttttatcgatagtattttaatctttttatcaCACTAATTTCCCAACTTAAATTAGTAATAATTAAAGGTTAACTggtaacatgttttttttttcactataaAAAATTAAGTCTGTCTTTAATTATCTCAGTTCATtactaaaatttctaaaataaatcTACAAgagaaacaacagaaaaggtGCTAAAAGAGATCTACGGACGGCAGCTTTTTGAAGGTGCATTCAAATTACCTAACTCGTTTCAATTTTCCTTgctgaatattatatattaactCCGTCCTCTGTCCGCTGCTTGGCAGGATAGAAACACAGACCAAAATTAATTTCCTTATGACTTTTTATTGGGGTCCGCTGTGACAgttatttaaaacatttataATTTGATAGATGCTAGCATCATGTTCGGAGGCTGAATTAGAAATCTCTTTTTAGGGACGTCAATCtagattttcttatttttattgggGTCGAATTAAAAATCTTTTCTTAGGGAGGTCAAATCTagattttcttgcttttattaGGGTCGAATAAGGAGGAAGCCAGGGTAGGGCGTGCATGGGCCCTCGCCctacctcaaatttttttttaaatttatatataaattttaaaaaatttcatttgttatatatacaaattttatattttggccatattcaaaatttataaactttaattcgactTTTTTGATGTTGACTGGTTATGCCTCATGTccaactatatatttttttaacttttaatgaatcaaaaaaacatttataaaggttatttttttgtctttcccAAAGTCATGGCCATGGCCCAGCctttgtgtgtgcatatatatatatatatatatatatatatatatatatatatatatatatatatatatatatatatatatatatatatatatatatatataaaattaattatgTCGTATCCAATTCCATTAACTTCTGTTTTTTTGATAAAAGGAAGCattcacttttatatatatatatatatatatatataaaagataaaaccGCCGTACTTGTTGGAAGCAGGATCGACCGGGCGTACACATTTTCTGTTAATTGGCAAGGTCTGTGTGGGGCCGTTGGGTGTACACATTTTTCAATTGCAAGTCATATTCGTTTACGTCTTGAAGCAGTACATCCATGAACTGAACGGCAAGAAATGTTCAATTTTTCATCGTTTTAAGTCGTATTTGCTTCTTCTGCTTGCATCGTAACCATAGCCCCCCAGTCCATTAAGGATGCTTTTCCACGACCATGAGTATAGAGATTTTGACCTTGAATTCCACATATTCTCAGATCCAAGATCTTTAGTCCGGGCAAACTTTGCCCATAGTAAGATAGAAGTACGGGCCTATAAAACTAAATAGATTAAGAACCAAGGCAGAACCAATTggtgctggtgtgggcagttgcccacactagtctcacaaaattagtttaatatgtatgttaatgttttgatagatttgattgttatatatataagcgcccaaagaaattaaaggtattaAATAAGCgctcccacaaaaaaaaaaaattctggctccgctagTATTAAGAACTGTTAGATTAAGCCCATCCTGCCAGAATATGAGAGAAGTCTGTGTTTCCAccctgagtttttttttttttttttttaccttgtcTATTGTCTATTGGTTTAATACAAGTCTCTACATTCTTTTTCCCCACAAATAATAGGAGACATAGATAAGTAATAGGAAGGGAGGACTAGTCCCAGCCAAGGATTTGAGCTGCTTTGaagatgtttttctttcatcaaaatcGATTTCAAAATCAGGTCCTCTCCATGTAAACATGTTAGATTATTAAAAAGGATCGGaatatttgacatttttatattcttcaataTTTCAAATGCCATAAAATCTTCTATACATGTCATATTCCAAAGACGACAAGATTGACTCTTCCTAAAGCAACTCCAAATATCACGCCGACATAGACCTAAAAACCAACATACACAGTCCTTTATGAATCTTTTAACTGCAGTTTAACTATATGTTATTAAGGCTACACAACGAGTTAAGCCAATTCAAGCTCGAGTCAAAATCACTCAAAAAAATTTGAGTCCAGGTCCACTtgttataaatgagtcgagttcaagtttaaatttacatttgaAATGTTAAGCAAGTCAAGTTCCAGTTATAAGATGTTGTATCATTTAAACTCAGTTTGGCTTGACTATGTGAAGCTGGGAGTtcatcatagttgaattagttaaactAGTTAACCAGCTATACaatttaacaaattaaaaaaacaagacatgTTAATAAAAAAGATTTAAACGACTTAAGCGAGTTGAACTTGAGTTTCACGTAGTCaggtcgagcttgagcttgttctATGAAGCTCGACTTGAACAATCCGAACGCGCTGTTCAGATGGAGGACTCAGCTCGTATGCAGCCATATATGACCCAGAAGCAGAAATCTGGTATTCTCAAGTCAATGAGCAAATTACAATCACTGAATCTTCGCTAAAGGATGTGAAGTCTCCGTGCTCTAGTCAACACGCGCCAGAAGTTGGGAGATCTACGAAATTCAGCCAGTTCGCTATCAATTTGTGATCATGATTCAACCTAAGGGATGGTTAGGTCAGCCTCCAAAACCAGGCGTTagaaagagagcaagagaaataATTCAATCGACATCGATGAATTGATCAGAACACAACCGCCTTTTCCACTCCTCTCTGTTCACATTTTCTGTTCAAATTTCCAAATCCCATTCATAAATTTCTTTACTGAAGAGCCATCATGCTCTAGAAATGACATCAAAGATCATGAGGAATTAAGCATGTAGAGCAAAACTATGTAGACCTCTCCCTCTATAAGTACTACCTGCAATGCATGCCTCCCCATCATCAGTTTTCTGTTTCACAGCAAAGCCGACGCAATGGCGCATTCCCTTCTTCCAAAATGCTCCGCATGCACCATCTTCCTTTTtagcttcttcttcctcgttgCCGTGGCAGTGGATGCCAAACTGGTTCATAGTCAAGGAGTACTCCACCGCCCACCGAAGGAGAAGACGTCCCACCTCCACTTCTACTTCCACGACATGGTCAACGGCCAGAATCAGACTGTAGTATGCCTTGCCGGTGCTGGGGACTGGGCCTCAGCAACGGGGTTTGGCGATGTTGTGATGAACGACGACCCCTTGACAGAAGGGCCTGAGTTGTCTTCCAAACTGGTGGGAAGAGCCCAAGCGCTCTATGCTTCGGTCGGGCTGCAGGAAACGAGCTTGCTGATGGCAGTGAACTATGTGTTCAGGGAGGGAAAGTACAATGGCAGCAGCTTGAGCATTCTGGGGAGGAACACGGCGATGCGGCCGGTGATGGCACCTTCGTGTTGCAGCAGCAGCGGAAACAACAGTAGCGTCTCAGCGTGAAGAGGCAGCACCTGTGACAAATAGAGGAGAAAATTAaagctcgtaactgcaagtgggcccctTGTAG
Coding sequences:
- the LOC116267256 gene encoding dirigent protein 22-like; the protein is MAYSLLPKRSATIFLYTFFFLVAVAVDAKLVHSQGVLHRPPKEKISHLHFYFHDILSGRNPTAVPIAGARNRTSATGFGDVIMIDDPLTEGPELSSKLVGRAQGIYASAGQQEASLLMAVNYVFMEGKYNGSSLSILGRNAVMQRVREMPVVGGSGLFRMARGYALARTHWFNANTGDAIVEYNVYVVHY